In Brachypodium distachyon strain Bd21 chromosome 2, Brachypodium_distachyon_v3.0, whole genome shotgun sequence, one genomic interval encodes:
- the LOC112270736 gene encoding uncharacterized protein LOC112270736, translated as MAPPQLSSFALRSVLEKDKLNGTNFTNWYRNLRIVLRHDKKEHVIENPLPEEPADNATAAVRNAYQRSCDESIEISCLMLAYMEPELQQQFENVEAFDMIETLKGMFQTQARTERFNVWRSFLETKLKEGEPLSPHVIKLVGYTQSLEKLGFPLSQELATDTILASLPPSYAQFVQNYHMHGMEKKVTELHGMLKTAEEDIKKNTKQVLLVQGKPKFKKNSWAKKKAKKGKAKDVIPTPAPAAPKAGPDSETVCFFCKGTGHWKRNCSKYQAHVAKKGGSVTSTSGVGKD; from the exons atggcaccacCTCAATTGTCCAGTTTTGCTTTGAGATCTGTTcttgagaaagataaactaaatggaactaacttcaccaactggtatcgGAACCTGAGAATCGTTCTCAGGCACgataagaaagaacatgtcatAGAGAACCCACTTCCAGAGGAGCCGGCTGATAATGCCACTGCTGCTGTTAGAAACGCCTATCAACGCTCATGTGATGAGTCGATTGAAATCAGCTGTCTGATGCTTGCCTATATGGAGCCCgaactgcagcagcagtttgagaatgttgaggctTTCGATATGATCGAGACTCTCAAAGGCATGTTTCAGACTCAGGCTAGGACCGAAAGATTTAATGTCTGGAGGTCCTTCCTGGAGACTAAGCTGAAAGAAGGCGAACCCTTGAGCCCACATGTAATCAAGTTGGTTGGTTACACGCAAAGCTTGGAGAAGCTGGGTTTTCCGCTGAGCCAAGAGTTGGCCACGGATACAATTCTGGCATCTCTTCCGCCAAGCTATGCGCAGTTCGTTCAGAACTACCATATGCATggtatggaaaagaaagtcactgaattgcatgggatgcttaaaacagcagaggaggatatcaagaaaaataccaagcaagtgttgctggtacagggaaagccaaagttcaagaagaattcttgggctaagaagaaggcaaagaagggaaaggctaaggatgtgatcccgacccctgcccctgctgcgcctaAGGCTGGACCGGACTCAGAGACCGTATGCTTTTTCTGCAAAGGCACCGGTcattggaagaggaactgcagcaagtaccAGGCCCACGTGGCAAAGAAGGGTGGAAGTGTGACTTCTACTTCAG GGGTTGGCAAGGACTAG
- the LOC104583188 gene encoding melanocyte protein PMEL-like gives MAPPKRGLFRDFEFRLNPPKDGTPTGAGKRGRADSPPAAPRKKPRTRAGAGATLGGVGAGGPTTAPAADPIPVEEQATGKVLPAAGAPATGAGMEEEEAPPASSAAPQVPTAPAMRAGVAVVDLGSDVEDAGTREEPEEDPTPSSTAPDTTVAVPTVAPEAELGDVSRAVQADDADPAVSQQEALPAEGADTPTVPQLVAAGVEEAVAGEQQEAPPQGDDAPPGQTVVAGASSSSAATTGLVSVSLPGRLEPNHLGPEHLRPGAPVP, from the exons ATGGCCCCGCCCAAGCGGGGACTCTTCCGGGACTTCGAGTTCAGGCTCAACCCCCCGAAAGACGGCACCCCCacgggagccggcaagagggggagagccgACTCGCCACCCGCTGCACCGAGaaagaagccgcgcacccgggccggtgccggcgccaccCTGGGCGGCGTGGGGGCCGGTGGCCCCACCACTGCGCCTGCCGCCGACCCGATCCCGGTGGAGGAGCAGGCAACAG GCAAAGTCCTCCCAGCGGCTGGCGCCCCGGCAACAGGGGCtgggatggaggaggaggaggctcctcccgcaagcTCGGCGGCACCGCAAG TCCCGACTGCGCCCGCGATGAGAGCGGGCGTCGCGGTGGTCGATCTTGGCTCCGACGTCGAAGACGCGGGGACAAGAGAGGAGCCGGAAGAGGATCCAACACCAAGCTCCACCGCGCCGGACACAACGGTGGCGGTGCCCACCGTCGCTCCCGAGGCAGAGCTCGGCGACGTGTCCCGGGCCGTGCAGGCCGATGATGCGGATCCCGCGGTCTCCCAGCAGGAGGCGCTTCCTGCCGAGGGCGCGGACACTCCAACAGTCCCGCAGCTCGTGGCcgcgggtgtggaggaggcTGTGGCAGGGGAGCAACAGGAGGCTCCGCCGCAGGGGGACGACGCCCCTCCAGGCCAAACAGTGGTGGCAggggcctcgtcgtcgtccgctgCTACCACCGGCCTGGTTTCGGTATCCTTGCCGGGCCGACTTGAgcccaatcacctgggacccgaGCATCTACGACcaggggcaccggttccttga